The following are encoded together in the Pseudomonas sediminis genome:
- the nrdR gene encoding transcriptional regulator NrdR, protein MHCPFCAANDTKVIDSRLVAEGDQVRRRRECVACGERFTTFETAELVMPRLIKQDGSRQPFDEEKLRAGMQRALEKRPVSVERLEEAIARIKQQLRATGEREVKSLVLGELVMTELSKLDEVAYIRFASVYRRFQDLNEFREEIERLAREPSKSR, encoded by the coding sequence ATGCATTGTCCGTTCTGCGCTGCCAACGACACCAAGGTCATCGATTCCCGTCTGGTCGCCGAGGGCGACCAGGTCCGCCGCCGCCGCGAATGCGTGGCCTGCGGTGAGCGCTTCACCACCTTTGAAACCGCCGAGCTGGTGATGCCGCGTCTGATCAAGCAGGACGGCAGCCGCCAGCCTTTCGACGAAGAAAAGCTGCGCGCCGGCATGCAGCGCGCGCTGGAAAAACGCCCGGTGAGCGTCGAGCGCCTAGAGGAAGCCATCGCCCGTATCAAGCAGCAACTGCGCGCCACTGGCGAGCGCGAGGTGAAGTCGCTGGTGCTGGGTGAGTTGGTGATGACCGAACTGAGCAAGCTCGACGAGGTGGCCTACATCCGCTTCGCCTCGGTCTACCGCCGTTTTCAGGACCTCAACGAATTCCGCGAGGAAATCGAACGCCTGGCCCGCGAGCCGTCGAAAAGCCGATGA
- a CDS encoding class I SAM-dependent methyltransferase, translating into MRPPAPLQHALSELLGDARLVAETLPGTDIALWLIDASNMERAFNPEETRRILEEPPYWCFCWASGLVLARWLAERPEWVRGKRVLDFGAGSGVAAIAAAKAGAAEVVACDLDPLALAASRANAALNGVTLSYSDDFFAEADRYDLILVSDVLYDRANLPLLDHFLSRGRQALVADSRVKDFQHPLYQRLALLDGCTWPDLAEPAEFREVSLYHAVRPL; encoded by the coding sequence ATGAGGCCACCCGCACCGCTGCAGCATGCGCTCAGCGAATTACTCGGCGATGCCCGCCTGGTGGCCGAAACACTGCCCGGTACAGATATCGCCCTGTGGCTGATCGATGCCAGCAATATGGAGCGCGCCTTCAACCCCGAGGAGACCCGGCGCATCCTCGAGGAGCCGCCCTACTGGTGCTTCTGCTGGGCCAGCGGCCTGGTGCTGGCACGCTGGCTGGCCGAGCGCCCCGAATGGGTACGCGGCAAGCGCGTACTGGATTTCGGCGCTGGTTCCGGCGTAGCGGCCATTGCCGCGGCCAAGGCGGGTGCGGCAGAAGTGGTAGCCTGCGACCTCGACCCACTGGCGCTGGCCGCCAGCCGCGCCAACGCCGCACTCAACGGTGTGACGCTGAGCTACTCGGACGATTTCTTCGCCGAAGCGGATCGCTACGACCTGATTCTGGTCTCCGACGTGCTCTACGATCGCGCCAACCTGCCGCTGCTCGACCACTTTCTCAGCCGCGGGCGTCAGGCCCTGGTGGCCGATTCACGGGTCAAGGATTTCCAGCATCCGCTGTACCAGCGCCTGGCGCTGCTGGACGGCTGCACCTGGCCAGACCTGGCCGAGCCCGCCGAATTCCGCGAAGTCAGCCTGTATCACGCCGTGCGCCCCTTGTAA
- the trxA gene encoding thioredoxin, producing MSDSPYIFDISGAANFEQLVIENSFHKPVLVDFWAEWCAPCKALMPMLAKITEEYAGELLLAKVNCDIEQDIVMRFGIRSLPTVVLFKDGQPVDGFAGAQPEAAIREMLKPHVAEPAPTAADPMEAAQALFAEGRFADTETLLKQVLTEDNENAAALILYARCLAERGELGEAETALNAVKGDEHKQALAGAKAQLTFLRQAADLPDAATLKSRLAQNAEDDEALYQLAVQQLARQQYEAALDGLLKLFVRNRSYSEGLPHKTLLQVFDLLGGDHPLVTTYRRKLYQAIY from the coding sequence ATGAGCGACTCCCCCTACATCTTCGACATCTCCGGCGCCGCCAACTTCGAGCAACTGGTGATCGAGAACTCCTTCCACAAACCGGTGCTGGTGGACTTCTGGGCCGAGTGGTGCGCGCCGTGCAAGGCGCTGATGCCAATGCTGGCGAAGATCACCGAGGAATATGCCGGTGAGCTGCTGCTGGCCAAGGTCAACTGCGATATCGAGCAGGACATCGTCATGCGTTTCGGCATTCGCAGCCTGCCAACCGTGGTGCTGTTCAAGGACGGCCAGCCGGTGGATGGTTTCGCCGGCGCCCAGCCGGAGGCGGCGATCCGCGAGATGCTCAAGCCTCATGTCGCTGAACCGGCCCCTACCGCCGCCGACCCGATGGAGGCCGCCCAGGCGCTGTTCGCCGAAGGCCGTTTTGCAGACACCGAAACACTGCTCAAGCAGGTGCTGACCGAAGACAACGAAAATGCTGCCGCGCTGATCCTCTACGCGCGCTGCCTGGCCGAGCGCGGCGAGTTGGGCGAAGCGGAAACCGCGCTCAACGCCGTCAAGGGTGACGAGCACAAGCAGGCACTGGCCGGTGCCAAGGCGCAACTGACCTTCCTGCGTCAGGCCGCCGACCTGCCAGACGCCGCCACGCTGAAAAGCCGCCTGGCGCAGAATGCCGAGGACGACGAAGCGCTGTATCAGTTGGCCGTGCAGCAACTGGCGCGCCAGCAGTACGAAGCGGCGCTGGACGGCCTGCTCAAGCTGTTCGTGCGTAATCGCAGCTACAGCGAAGGCCTGCCGCACAAGACCCTGCTGCAAGTGTTCGACCTGCTCGGCGGCGACCACCCGCTGGTCACCACCTACCGCCGCAAGCTGTATCAGGCGATCTACTGA
- a CDS encoding DUF2796 domain-containing protein, with protein MRHLLLALPFALLPLVAAQAHEHGHDHDHEHSHDSLGAHEHGVASLNAALDGNLLELQLESPAMNLVGFEHAAKSDADKAKVAAAKRELEQPISLFALNSGDCKATQVELESPLFGDADHDHDHDHDHEGEHSDIHAHYRFECAKANELKQLDLAELFKRFPATEKIQVQLIGPNGQQGVELTPAQPRLSF; from the coding sequence ATGCGCCACCTGCTGCTCGCCCTGCCCTTCGCCCTGCTGCCCCTGGTCGCCGCCCAGGCCCATGAACACGGCCATGATCACGACCACGAACATTCCCACGACAGCCTGGGTGCCCACGAACACGGCGTCGCCAGCCTCAACGCAGCACTGGACGGCAACCTGCTGGAGCTGCAGCTCGAAAGCCCGGCAATGAACCTGGTGGGCTTCGAACATGCCGCCAAGAGCGATGCCGACAAGGCCAAGGTCGCCGCCGCCAAGCGGGAACTGGAGCAGCCCATCAGCCTGTTCGCCCTGAACAGCGGCGATTGCAAGGCCACCCAGGTCGAACTGGAAAGCCCACTGTTTGGCGACGCTGATCATGATCATGATCATGATCATGATCATGAAGGCGAGCACAGCGACATCCATGCGCACTATCGCTTCGAATGCGCCAAGGCCAACGAATTGAAACAGTTGGATCTCGCCGAACTGTTCAAACGCTTCCCCGCCACCGAGAAGATTCAGGTACAACTGATCGGCCCGAATGGTCAGCAGGGCGTGGAACTGACGCCAGCACAGCCACGCCTGAGCTTCTGA
- a CDS encoding ATP-binding cassette domain-containing protein has translation MTEPLIELANLGFAWPGQAQLLDIPVFTLARGETLFLKGPSGSGKTTLLGLLGGVQRAQSGHIRLLGQDLGQLSAGARDRFRVDHTGYIFQQFNLLPFLSVRENVELPCRFSRLRAERARQRHGSIDVAAAALLDHLGLRADLLGRRADELSIGQQQRVAAARALIGQPELVIADEPTSALDFDAREAFLQLLFAECRAAGASLLFVSHDQSLASLFDRNLSLAELNRATRPQEA, from the coding sequence ATGACCGAACCTCTGATCGAACTCGCCAATCTCGGCTTCGCCTGGCCCGGCCAGGCGCAGCTGCTGGATATCCCCGTCTTCACCCTGGCACGCGGTGAAACCCTGTTTCTCAAAGGCCCAAGTGGCAGCGGCAAAACCACCCTGCTCGGCCTGCTCGGCGGCGTACAAAGGGCACAAAGCGGCCATATCCGCCTGCTCGGCCAGGACCTCGGCCAACTCTCCGCCGGTGCCCGCGACCGTTTTCGCGTCGACCACACTGGCTACATCTTCCAGCAGTTCAACCTGCTGCCATTTCTTTCTGTGCGCGAGAACGTCGAGCTGCCCTGCCGCTTCTCGCGCCTGCGTGCCGAACGCGCACGCCAGCGCCACGGCAGCATCGATGTCGCCGCAGCGGCGCTGCTCGACCATCTCGGCCTGCGCGCCGACCTGCTCGGCCGTCGCGCCGACGAACTGTCCATCGGCCAGCAACAACGCGTTGCTGCCGCGCGAGCACTGATCGGCCAGCCGGAACTGGTGATCGCTGACGAACCGACTTCGGCACTGGACTTCGACGCCCGCGAGGCCTTCCTGCAATTGCTCTTCGCCGAATGCCGCGCTGCCGGCGCCAGCCTGCTGTTCGTCAGCCACGATCAGAGCCTGGCTTCGCTGTTCGACCGCAACCTGTCGCTGGCCGAACTTAACCGCGCCACGCGCCCACAGGAGGCCTGA